The following proteins are encoded in a genomic region of Cryptomeria japonica chromosome 11, Sugi_1.0, whole genome shotgun sequence:
- the LOC131071079 gene encoding wall-associated receptor kinase 2-like, with the protein MEKENGNSRRELAPFLGALVNGRDTDFEILQINYTGSLIINSTSLKAMSCNGTDDAFLQFKLPADGPFTISSINKFVVVGCKSIGSFTLDDGEGKCKAACLHQYDPKYCNSYGCCEAGIPGNKRTINFTGGGISYNNFAGVCGFSTLLDPLTWELQEHEFGQLGRGHYGLLLDWGIDHGNCSIVKGTANYSCAKKAERIDSLTGDAHSCRCVPGYEGTGYSNGTGCTYVPKCSRRDLNQCVESSASGVCIDLPGSYNCGTGYGGDGFQNGTRCYLNDGASRPNTSSILTTFWYRCPINFIYV; encoded by the exons ATGGAGAAGGAGAATGGGAATTCTAGGAGGGAGTTGGCTCCATTTCTTGGCGCACTTGTAAATGGTAGGGACACGGACTTTGAGATCCTGCAGATCAATTATACGGGCTCTCTGATCATAAATTCCACTTCTCTAAAAGCCATGTCGTGTAATGGAACAGATGATGCCTTTTTGCAGTTCAAGTTACCTGCAGATGGGCCCTTCACCATTTCCTCCATCAATAAATTCGTGGTCGTTGGTTGCAAATCAATCGGCTCTTTCACTCTTGATGATGGGGAGGGGAAATGTAAAGCTGCCTGTCTACATCAATATGACCCCAAATACTGCAACAGCTATGGGTGCTGTGAAGCTGGTATTCCAGGAAATAAGAGGACCATAAATTTCACTGGTGGGGGAATTAGCTATAACAACTTTGCAGGAGTGTGCGGGTTCTCTACTCTTCTCGATCCACTTACTTGGGAGTTACAGGAACACGAATTTGGTCAGTTGGGTAGGGGACATTACGGCCTCCTCCTCGATTGGGGCATCGACCATGGAAATTGCTCAATTGTCAAAGGAACAGCCAATTACTCTTGTGCCAAGAAAGCCGAACGCATCGACTCTCTAACAGGGGATGCCCACTCATGCAGATGTGTTCCAGGCTATGAAGGGACCGGTTACTCTAACGGCACCGGTTGCACAT ATGTGCCCAAGTGCAGTCGCAGAGATTTGAATCAGTGCGTTGAATCATCGGCTAGTGGCGTATGTATTGATTTGCCTGGTTCTTACAATTGTGGAACGGGTTATGGCGGAGACGGATTTCAAAACGGGACAAGATGTTATCTCAATGATGGGGCTTCACGC CCAAATACGTCATCTATATTGACAACTTTTTGGTATCGTTGCCCAATCAATTTTATTTACGTCTGA